GTTACGTTTAAAGGGAACTGAGACAAAGAAATTATTTCGATAATTCTTTTGCTTAATGAACCGCTAAGTACGAGACCCGTACGCTTAGTGGTGTGAGAGGTGTACTGGTGGCTATTTTGCCATCAGCCGCCTACTCGATTATAAGCCGTTTTTTTATGTCAGTCGTTAAATTCTAAAAAGTTTATCAATTTGTGAAAGTGATATAACCTCAAATTTACTTATGTCAATGTTTTCAGGTACTTTGTCTCTAAGAATTGGAACTATATATTGACCATTGAGTTGATTCGCAACATCTACGATAGTGTTTAATTGATTGTCGTGAATATTTTCAAGCTGGTCGTGCATTACAAAGTGGAGGCAGTTTATATCTAAAGAATCTGCAAATTTCATGTAGGCAAAATCGAATGCGGCAATTTGACCTTTCTTTTTACCAGTACTAGGATTCCCTTCAATATTCGTTACAATCAGGTCATATCCTTTTTCGGTTTTTTGGGTACTTAGGAGATAGTATTCACCATAAAGTTGATTGGAAAGGTCTGAGAAATATTTATTGAAAAGTGTAATACGACTCTGAATTAATTCATCTCCTGAATTTATACCTTCATTGATAGTTTTAAGTTCGGTTTCAATATTTCTTAATTTCTCAATTGACGATTCCCATAATCTTTTTTGTTCTTCGAGACTTCCTTTCTTTTCTGAAAGTTTATTTAGCTCAATTACAATTAATTCAAGGTCTTCGGTGAATCCTGATTTTTTCAACGTTATAGTTAATAATGACTCTTTCCTTTGAAATGCTTTTAGCTTTATTTTTGTTTGGTTTATTGAGACTTCTAATTCAGGTAGTTCTTTAGTTATGTATTTCAGCTTTTGGTTTAACAAATCATTGTGAAACTTAATTGTGTCTTCAAAAGATACTTGCAAATTAGGAATTAAGGAATTTGCTCTTTCATAAAGTTTTTTGATTTGAGAAGCGTCAATATTCGAGTGCTCATTTTCTAACTCTTCCTTACTTTCAATAATCAATTCACGTCTTATTTTCAACCTGCTTAATAAAGTCGAAACTGAGTTGAGCTCAGCTTTTGTTTTATTTAATTCATTAATATTGTCGCCGTAATTTTCATTTATTACAAAAAGACTCTTCTCTTG
The window above is part of the Bacteroidota bacterium genome. Proteins encoded here:
- a CDS encoding DUF2326 domain-containing protein, which gives rise to MFLKSLKILNRDSLIREITFHKGINLIVDETPEDLSKTSTGNNVGKTTVIRLVDYCFGGDGKNIYQDTEFKKQPNTFIENFLKENDIIIEIELADDLNDKTSENILIKRNFLQRGKKIQAVNGENITNNNEFDKRLKEFIFKSEVDKPTFRQIISKNIRDEKNKMTNIVKVLSSFASSEVYEALYLFWLGIDTNELDQKQKLSESKKREENFQKRLKKEGELSLVLQQLTFINSKIEELNQEKSLFVINENYGDNINELNKTKAELNSVSTLLSRLKIRRELIIESKEELENEHSNIDASQIKKLYERANSLIPNLQVSFEDTIKFHNDLLNQKLKYITKELPELEVSINQTKIKLKAFQRKESLLTITLKKSGFTEDLELIVIELNKLSEKKGSLEEQKRLWESSIEKLRNIETELKTINEGINSGDELIQSRITLFNKYFSDLSNQLYGEYYLLSTQKTEKGYDLIVTNIEGNPSTGKKKGQIAAFDFAYMKFADSLDINCLHFVMHDQLENIHDNQLNTIVDVANQLNGQYIVPILRDKVPENIDISKFEVISLSQIDKLFRI